One Synergistaceae bacterium genomic window, ATCAGCAACTTTGTCAATTCCCCTGAGCATTGCTCTGCGGGCTTCTTCATTGAATGAAAGAATTTTTGCCATGATTATATTTCTCCTTCTTATAACTTATTAATTATTTCTCGATTATTGCGAGTACGTCTCTCTCGCTGAAAATTACAAGTTCTTCGCCGTCAATTTTTACTTCAGTTCCTGCGTATTTGCTGAATATGATTCTATCTCCGACTTTAACTTCAACGGGCTGTTTCTGGCCGTTATCTAAGATTTTGCCGTTACCTACTGCTATTACTTCGCCCTCAGTGGGTTTCTCTTTTGCTGTGTCGGGGAGAACGATTCCGCCTTTAGTTTTCTCTTCACGTGTTAGAACTTTTACAACTATTCTGTCGCCAAGCGGTTTAAGTTTCATAATTTCATGACCTCCTGATAAAATTTTTTATTTAATGGCACTTAATATTAACGAGTGCTAATTTATCAACGCGCGAAATAATAAATCAGGCCTTCACAAAACGCAATACGCAAAATTACGCAGAGATTAATTTTTTGAGTGTGTGATATAGTAAAGCAAATTTTTCACAGAAGGAGAATTATTTATTTATCATGGAACGCAAAAGAAGTTTTTACGCGCTGTTATGTCTGTTTATGCTTGCATATATCGGACTGTTTTGTTATTTGGGATTATATAATTATCCTAATCTTGCAGATGATTATAGAGAAGCGATCAGTGCTCAGGAAGGAATAGGGGCATTGCAAAGGGCGGTTAACTTATTTTATGCGCACGTACCAAGATTATCATCAGCCACTATCACAGGTTTTCTCTCTAATTATTTGCCTATGGAAAAATATTATTGGACATATTCACTAATAACAATTTTCACATATATATTAGCTGTGTATTTCTTAATTACGGCTTTATATCCTGAGCGCAGATTTAACACAAAATTTTTTATTACAATTATGATTTCTGCAGCTACTTTTGCTGTGATAGCATATTTGCATGAGTTTTTATACTGGTTTGCTGCAATGCATTATTTTTGGTCAGCTTCGTTAATGCTCGTGTCTCTTGCTCTGTCAGTAAAAGTACTCAGGGGGGGGGGGGGCTTAACTCTTGCAGCTAGTATTGCAGCGTTATTAATAAGCGGCGTATCTCTTGAGACTACTTCAATTTTTCAGGGAGTAGTAGCATTCTTTGCAGCAATATATTTTTACAAGAACGGAGATAAACGCAAAGCAGGATTAACGACTCTTTTATGGCTGGTATGTGTCGCAGCTTTTCTCATTATGTATCTTTCACCAGCTACCTCGCATAGAATCATAAAAAACCCGTTTTTACCGCGAATAATCCGCACGATAGCAGTAACTATAGTATTTGGATTCTTTATGTCAGTAAAATTTTTCATCAAGCCGGTTATATATGTCTTTCTGTTATTTATTCCTAGCATAGTAAAATTCACAGGCAAAGAAAGACTCTCGAACTTGCATTTACGGGGCTGGCAAATTTTCGCAATAGTCGCGCTTGTTGCAGCATTAAATCATTTCGTCGCAGGCTGGGCACAAGGTCAAGGGCTCGATTTCAGAGGTCAAGCTCTCACACTTTGGATGATGGGAGCTGTCTGGACATTTTTATGGATATTCTGCTATAACGGCAAATTGACTCATGAAAGCCAAGCAAAAATTTATTCATTCAAGTGGCCGTTATTAATTATTTCTTTGTTAGTAAGCTCGAATTTTATCGGAGGTATTCATGATGTAAGCATAGCTAAAGAATATAGAGCCGAATATGATAATGTAATTAGTGTAACACAAAAGCAAATCGCAGAAGGTAAAAAAGATATTTTTATTCCGACATCGAGAACAACACCTAAAATTTTACCCAAACTCATGCAGAAACCTAATCCGCAAAATATTCATTTCAATACGGAATTTGCAAAATTTTATCATGTTGATTCTGTAACTGCTCTTCCTCAGGAAATTCTAGACAATCCCGAGTCAATGACTAGGTGGGAGAATGGCGACATGCAGGATTTATTGAAATTTGCGGAGACTAATCAATTTTTAGCACTTCAGGTTGCTGAAATATATGATGCTAATTTTCCGGCCATGAATAATATCCCCCGTGATAATGACAAAGCTGTATATTGGTATACAAAAGCTGCTGAAATGGGGAATCTTCAGGCGCGCAGAAGACTTGTAAAATTATACGTACTTCAAGACAAAACGCCCGGAATAAATAAATATATCAATGCTGGGCTATGGTATTTACGTTCAGAGCTTCCGTTATTGCTTCCGTAAAATAATAAAATTTTTTGCCGATGGAGTCATTTATTGATTCTGTCGGCAATTTTTTTATTGACATAGTGTCAGAATGCGCTAAAATATTTTCGTTCTTAATTGACACAGTGTCAGAATAAATTTTTATTTTATAAGCAAATAAGTAAGAAATTTTCTTAGTTCTCTTAGTGAGACCATTAATGTATTTATTTAACAGGAGGAAATTTTACAATGACAACAACAAAAATTGCCCTAGGTGCATGGGCATGGGGTAATGATGGGACTTTCGGGCAGAATTTCACTGAGTCCGACTTGAGACCCATTTTTGACGCGGCTATGAAATCAGGTTTAAATCTCTGGGACACCGCTTTTGTTTACGGAATGGGCAGATCTGAGGAGATTCTAGGGAAGTTTTTGCGGACTGTTAAACGTGAAAGCTATATAATTTCTACAAAGTTTACGCCTCAATGTGCAAATTTAGACGCTGATAATCCCGTTATTGATATGTACGAACAGAGCGCGAAAAGACTCGGAACAGAATTTATCGATTATTTCTGGATTCATAACCCCGTCGGAGCTCCTGAATGGACAAAAAAATTAATTCCACTTGCTAAAAGCGGCAAAATAGGCAAAATAGGACTCTCAAATCATAATCTATCAGAAATAAATCAAGCTCAAGAAATTTTACAGGCTGAAGGACTCAAGATTTCAGCAATACAGAATCATTATAGCCTGCTTAATCGTTCGTCGGAAAATTCGGGGATTCTTGAATGGTGCAGAAAAAATAATTCTGAGTTTTTCTCGTATATGGTCTTAGAGCAGGGCGCACTATCAGGCAAATATGACACCGCCCACCCATTCCCGGAAAACAGCGCGCGCGGTCAAGTTTATAATCCCGTTTTAGCTCAGCTTGAAAAATTGAATCTCGCTATAAAAGAAATCGCCGACTCTTATAATGTCAAAGTCGCACAAATTCCCGTCGCATGGGCAATCGCAAAAGGTACTACGCCGATTTTAGGAGTTACTAAAGTCAGCCATGTTGAAGACGCTTTAAAGGCCGCAAATTTAGTGTTGAACTCAAGCGAAATTAACGAGCTCGAAAAACTTGCAGACAACGCTAAAATCAATACGATTCGAGTCTGGGAGAAGGAGATGAAATAATTTCATGAAAATTTTTGCGCTCGCTTTATTGTGTATTGCCGTAATTGTAAATTCTGCGTCTGCTCATGTTATATATGCACCTGACAATAAAA contains:
- a CDS encoding aldo/keto reductase — its product is MTTTKIALGAWAWGNDGTFGQNFTESDLRPIFDAAMKSGLNLWDTAFVYGMGRSEEILGKFLRTVKRESYIISTKFTPQCANLDADNPVIDMYEQSAKRLGTEFIDYFWIHNPVGAPEWTKKLIPLAKSGKIGKIGLSNHNLSEINQAQEILQAEGLKISAIQNHYSLLNRSSENSGILEWCRKNNSEFFSYMVLEQGALSGKYDTAHPFPENSARGQVYNPVLAQLEKLNLAIKEIADSYNVKVAQIPVAWAIAKGTTPILGVTKVSHVEDALKAANLVLNSSEINELEKLADNAKINTIRVWEKEMK
- the groES gene encoding co-chaperone GroES; amino-acid sequence: MKLKPLGDRIVVKVLTREEKTKGGIVLPDTAKEKPTEGEVIAVGNGKILDNGQKQPVEVKVGDRIIFSKYAGTEVKIDGEELVIFSERDVLAIIEK